In a genomic window of Stakelama saccharophila:
- the clpS gene encoding ATP-dependent Clp protease adapter ClpS, whose product MAEDGDGLDDDDAATGVATRTRAKTKKPTPYRVLMLNDDYTPMEFVVLCLQRFFRMSMEDATRVMLHVHQKGVGVCGVFSYEVAETKVAQVMDFARQNQHPLQCTLEKA is encoded by the coding sequence ATGGCCGAGGACGGCGACGGCCTCGACGATGACGATGCCGCGACCGGCGTCGCCACGCGCACGCGCGCGAAGACCAAGAAGCCCACGCCCTATCGGGTATTGATGCTCAACGACGACTATACGCCCATGGAGTTCGTCGTCCTTTGCCTGCAGCGCTTCTTTCGCATGAGCATGGAGGATGCGACGCGGGTGATGCTCCACGTCCATCAGAAGGGCGTCGGCGTGTGCGGCGTGTTCAGCTACGAAGTGGCGGAAACCAAGGTGGCGCAGGTCATGGACTTCGCGCGCCAGAACCAGCATCCGCTGCAATGCACGCTGGAAAAGGCCTGA
- a CDS encoding PHA/PHB synthase family protein: MPEESITQENPTGGTATLAELQHWTWLLGRAQQMLLEHGIHTMNAGALPGWSDPAAFARASADFWSDSMKLWQRFLDPAKAEAAEIAPEHARDKRFRAPQWHEDPLFDFLRQSYFLISDHMLKGVDALEGVDPKQKEQIRFATRHFIDAMSPTNFPATNPLVIERIIETRGENLLKGLENMLTDLGRGQLTHTDETAFAVGENIATTPGKVVKRTPLYELIQYSPTTEQVYETPLIIFPPWINRFYILDLTAEKSFIRWAVDQGLTVFVCSWKSADASLADIYWDDYVERGQIDAIDTVRDLLGVEAVHTVGYCVAGTTLAATLAILAARGEAEKVRSATFFTAQVDFADAGDLQLFVDDEQMKLIETLATDGFLDGRYMAATFNLLRGRDLIWNYVANNYLLGEDYAPFDLLHWNADVTNLPAGWHRSYLRDLYRDNKLATPGGMVIAGTPVDLSRVTTPTYVQAGREDHIAPASSVWKITHHFAGPLKFVLAGSGHIAGVVNPPSSGKYQYWTNSEAVETLTEFVAGAKETKGSWWPDWIAWIAEQAPDKVEAVKARIPGKGRLKALGDAPGTYVKAR; this comes from the coding sequence ATGCCGGAGGAAAGTATTACGCAGGAAAACCCCACCGGCGGCACCGCGACCCTGGCCGAACTGCAGCACTGGACCTGGCTGCTGGGACGCGCGCAGCAGATGCTGCTGGAACACGGCATTCACACGATGAACGCGGGTGCGCTGCCCGGCTGGAGCGATCCCGCGGCGTTTGCCCGCGCCAGCGCCGATTTCTGGTCCGATTCGATGAAGCTGTGGCAGCGCTTTCTCGATCCGGCCAAGGCGGAGGCGGCGGAGATCGCGCCCGAACATGCGCGCGACAAGCGGTTCCGGGCGCCGCAATGGCACGAGGACCCGCTGTTCGACTTCCTGCGCCAGAGCTATTTCCTGATTTCCGACCACATGCTGAAGGGCGTCGACGCGCTGGAAGGCGTCGACCCGAAGCAGAAGGAACAGATCCGCTTCGCCACGCGCCACTTCATCGACGCGATGAGCCCCACGAACTTTCCCGCGACCAATCCGCTGGTGATCGAACGGATCATCGAAACGCGCGGCGAGAATCTGCTCAAGGGGCTGGAGAACATGCTGACCGATCTCGGCCGGGGGCAGCTCACCCATACCGACGAGACAGCGTTCGCTGTCGGCGAGAATATCGCGACGACGCCCGGAAAGGTGGTGAAGCGCACGCCGCTTTACGAACTGATCCAGTATTCGCCCACGACCGAGCAGGTGTACGAAACGCCGCTGATCATCTTCCCGCCCTGGATCAACCGCTTCTATATCCTCGACCTGACGGCGGAAAAGAGCTTCATAAGATGGGCGGTCGACCAGGGGCTGACGGTCTTCGTCTGTTCGTGGAAATCGGCCGATGCGTCGCTCGCCGACATATATTGGGACGATTATGTCGAGCGCGGGCAGATCGACGCCATCGACACGGTTCGCGACCTGCTGGGCGTCGAGGCGGTGCACACGGTCGGCTATTGCGTGGCGGGCACCACCCTGGCGGCGACGCTCGCCATCCTGGCGGCGCGGGGCGAGGCGGAAAAGGTGAGGAGCGCCACCTTCTTCACCGCCCAGGTGGATTTCGCCGATGCGGGCGACCTGCAACTCTTCGTCGACGACGAGCAGATGAAGCTGATCGAGACGCTGGCGACCGATGGCTTTCTCGACGGCCGCTACATGGCGGCGACGTTCAACCTGCTGCGCGGGCGCGACCTGATCTGGAACTATGTCGCCAACAATTATCTGCTGGGCGAGGATTACGCGCCGTTCGACCTGCTGCACTGGAATGCCGACGTCACCAATCTGCCGGCCGGGTGGCACCGGTCCTATCTGCGCGATCTCTATCGCGACAACAAGCTGGCGACGCCGGGCGGCATGGTGATCGCCGGAACGCCGGTCGACCTGTCCCGCGTCACGACACCGACCTATGTCCAGGCCGGACGCGAGGATCATATCGCCCCGGCGTCGAGCGTGTGGAAGATCACGCATCACTTCGCCGGGCCGCTGAAATTCGTGCTGGCCGGGTCCGGCCATATCGCCGGGGTGGTCAACCCGCCATCGTCTGGCAAATACCAATATTGGACCAACAGCGAGGCGGTCGAAACGCTGACGGAGTTCGTCGCCGGGGCGAAGGAGACCAAGGGAAGCTGGTGGCCCGATTGGATCGCCTGGATCGCGGAGCAGGCGCCGGACAAGGTGGAAGCGGTGAAGGCGCGCATTCCGGGCAAGGGCAGACTGAAGGCGCTGGGCGATGCGCCGGGGACCTATGTAAAGGCGCGCTGA
- a CDS encoding winged helix-turn-helix transcriptional regulator: MADPLREPLRELAACCSLPAALEAMGERWSFLILRAAFNGLHHFEEFQSELGIARNILANRLARLVGHGILERRPLPEDRRKIEYRLTEKGFALLPTMVALRQWGERWETGVAANPILVDARDRKPIAQVSVRAHDGRVLEKDDLVWALPEDVYGKAEAAE; encoded by the coding sequence ATGGCTGATCCCTTGAGAGAACCGCTGCGCGAACTGGCCGCCTGCTGCAGCCTTCCGGCGGCGCTGGAAGCCATGGGTGAGCGTTGGTCGTTCCTCATCCTGCGCGCGGCGTTCAACGGCCTGCATCATTTCGAGGAATTCCAGTCGGAACTCGGCATCGCGCGCAACATCCTGGCGAACCGGCTGGCCCGCCTCGTCGGCCACGGCATCCTGGAGCGCCGGCCATTGCCGGAGGACCGGCGCAAGATCGAATACCGGCTGACGGAAAAGGGCTTTGCGCTGTTGCCGACGATGGTTGCGCTGCGCCAGTGGGGCGAGCGGTGGGAAACCGGCGTGGCGGCGAACCCGATCCTGGTCGACGCCCGCGATCGCAAGCCGATCGCCCAGGTGTCGGTGCGCGCGCATGACGGCCGGGTGCTGGAAAAGGACGACCTGGTCTGGGCGCTGCCCGAGGATGTTTACGGCAAGGCCGAAGCTGCCGAATAA
- a CDS encoding LL-diaminopimelate aminotransferase, which translates to MSDEFYRIRRLPPYVIAEVNGMRAAARAAGEDIIDLGMGNPDMPPPDHVVDKLAEVARKPDAHGYSASRGIRGLRRAQAEYYGRRFGVDLDPESEVVVTLGSKEGLANLAQAITAPGDVILAPNPSYPIHTFGFIIAGATIRSVPTTPDERYFEALEKAVHYTVPRPSVLVMGYPSNPTAEVVDLDFYERVVAFAKENGLWILSDLAYSEIYFDGRPTPSILQVPGAKDVAVEFTSMSKTYSMAGWRIGFAVGNKQLIAALTRVKSYLDYGAFTPVQAAAVAAINGPQDCVEQNRQRYQNRRDVLVESFARAGWEIPSPPASMFAWAPLPPALAHLGSLEFSKQLLTHAKVAVAPGVGYGENGEGYVRIAMVENEQRLRQAARNVKRYFQSMGVATPEARSA; encoded by the coding sequence ATGTCCGACGAATTCTATCGCATCCGCAGATTGCCGCCCTATGTCATCGCCGAAGTGAACGGCATGCGGGCTGCGGCGCGCGCGGCGGGCGAGGATATCATCGACCTCGGCATGGGCAATCCCGACATGCCGCCGCCCGACCATGTCGTCGACAAGCTCGCCGAGGTCGCGCGCAAGCCCGATGCGCACGGCTATTCGGCGTCCAGGGGCATTCGCGGCCTGCGCCGCGCCCAGGCGGAATATTACGGCCGTCGCTTCGGCGTCGACCTCGACCCGGAAAGCGAGGTCGTGGTCACGCTGGGCTCCAAGGAAGGGCTCGCCAACCTCGCCCAGGCGATCACCGCGCCGGGCGACGTGATTCTGGCGCCCAATCCGTCCTATCCCATCCACACCTTCGGCTTCATCATCGCCGGCGCGACCATCCGCAGCGTGCCGACCACGCCTGACGAGCGGTATTTCGAGGCGCTGGAAAAGGCGGTGCACTATACCGTGCCGCGCCCGTCGGTGCTAGTCATGGGCTATCCATCCAACCCCACGGCGGAGGTGGTCGACCTCGACTTCTACGAACGCGTCGTCGCCTTCGCGAAGGAAAACGGGCTCTGGATCCTGTCCGACCTCGCTTATTCGGAAATCTATTTCGACGGCAGGCCGACGCCGTCCATCCTGCAGGTGCCCGGCGCAAAGGACGTCGCGGTCGAGTTCACCAGCATGTCCAAGACCTATTCCATGGCCGGCTGGCGGATCGGCTTCGCGGTCGGCAACAAGCAGTTGATCGCCGCGCTGACGCGGGTGAAGTCCTATCTTGATTACGGCGCGTTCACCCCCGTTCAGGCCGCCGCCGTCGCCGCGATCAACGGGCCTCAGGATTGCGTCGAACAGAACCGGCAACGCTATCAGAACCGGCGCGACGTGCTGGTCGAAAGCTTCGCCCGCGCCGGGTGGGAGATCCCGTCGCCGCCGGCCTCCATGTTCGCCTGGGCGCCCCTGCCGCCGGCGCTGGCGCATTTAGGCAGCCTTGAGTTCTCCAAACAATTGCTAACCCATGCCAAGGTCGCGGTCGCGCCCGGTGTCGGCTATGGCGAGAACGGTGAAGGCTATGTACGGATCGCAATGGTGGAGAACGAACAACGGCTGCGTCAGGCGGCGCGCAACGTGAAGCGCTATTTCCAGAGCATGGGCGTCGCCACGCCCGAAGCACGATCGGCGTAG
- a CDS encoding RelA/SpoT family protein: MLRQYELVDRVLDYDPDADEALLNRAYVFSMQAHGSQKRASGDPYFSHPIEVAGILTDLHLDDETIATAILHDTIEDTVATPEEILAKFGSSVARMVDGVTKLSKIEAQTENERAAENLRKFLLAMSDDIRVLLVKLADRLHNMRTLHHIAKPEKRQRIARETMDIYAPLAERIGMYEFMKEMQTLAFRELEPEAYESITRRLETLKEGGDDRIVRIASDLKLLLSRSGVDAEISGREKHPYSIWKKMSERHVSLEQVSDIMAFRAIVESEEECYRALGIIHRRWPMVPGRFKDYISTPKRNGYRSLHTTIMHAGNQRVEIQIRTQEMHAQAEYGLAAHWAYKQNAVRPDTQVSWIRDLVEILDNAADAEELLEHTRMAMYQDRIFAFTPAGELIQLPKGATPIDFAYAVHTDLGDQAVGAKINGRVVPLRAAIDNGDQVQILRSKAQAPQAYWLNFAITGKARAAIRRHLRHRERDEIVAMGQKLYDEIVARLPVAIGKDVLNDALKRLKLPDQSALMQAIAQRKVTDEQVMAALLPGYDHGQAEAAEPLPPQQHAISITGLTPGIAYDIAGCCRPVPGDRIVGIRRPGAAIEVHAIDCPALDALEDADWTDLAWGEGAEGGIARVAVTLRNEPGSLGVIATIIGTYRANITGLRLDNRDTTFHTNIIDIEVRDAAHLMKLLAALRAAEAVSAAERLRPDGVVEA; this comes from the coding sequence GTGCTGCGCCAATATGAACTGGTCGATCGGGTCCTTGACTACGATCCGGACGCCGACGAGGCGTTGCTCAACCGCGCCTATGTGTTTTCGATGCAGGCGCACGGATCGCAGAAGCGTGCCTCGGGCGACCCGTATTTCAGCCATCCGATCGAGGTCGCGGGTATCCTGACCGACCTGCACCTCGACGACGAGACGATCGCCACCGCGATCCTGCACGACACGATCGAGGACACCGTCGCCACGCCCGAGGAAATCCTCGCCAAGTTCGGGTCTTCGGTCGCGCGCATGGTGGACGGCGTCACCAAGCTGTCGAAGATCGAGGCGCAGACCGAAAATGAGCGCGCGGCCGAAAATCTGCGCAAGTTCCTGCTCGCCATGTCGGACGACATCCGCGTGCTTCTGGTCAAGCTGGCCGACCGGCTGCACAACATGCGCACGCTGCACCACATCGCCAAACCGGAAAAGCGCCAGCGTATCGCGCGCGAGACGATGGACATCTATGCTCCGCTGGCGGAGCGGATCGGCATGTACGAATTCATGAAGGAGATGCAGACGCTCGCCTTCCGCGAACTCGAACCGGAAGCATATGAATCGATCACCAGGCGCCTGGAAACGCTGAAGGAAGGCGGCGACGACCGGATCGTCCGCATCGCGTCGGACCTGAAGCTATTGCTGTCGCGCAGCGGCGTCGATGCGGAGATTTCGGGACGCGAAAAGCATCCCTATTCCATCTGGAAGAAGATGTCGGAACGCCATGTCAGCCTGGAACAGGTGTCCGACATCATGGCGTTCCGCGCGATCGTCGAAAGCGAGGAGGAATGCTATCGCGCCCTCGGCATCATCCATCGCCGCTGGCCGATGGTGCCGGGACGGTTCAAGGATTACATCTCCACGCCCAAGCGCAACGGCTATCGCTCGCTGCACACCACGATCATGCACGCCGGCAACCAGCGCGTGGAAATCCAGATCCGCACGCAGGAAATGCACGCCCAGGCCGAATACGGGCTGGCCGCGCACTGGGCCTACAAGCAGAATGCCGTCCGTCCCGATACGCAGGTAAGCTGGATCCGCGATTTGGTCGAGATCCTGGACAATGCCGCCGATGCCGAGGAATTGCTCGAACATACCCGCATGGCGATGTACCAGGACCGGATCTTCGCCTTCACGCCCGCGGGCGAGCTGATCCAGCTACCCAAGGGCGCGACGCCGATCGACTTCGCCTATGCCGTTCACACCGATCTCGGCGATCAGGCGGTGGGCGCGAAGATCAACGGACGCGTCGTTCCGTTGCGCGCCGCCATCGACAATGGCGACCAGGTCCAGATCCTGCGCTCCAAGGCGCAGGCGCCGCAGGCCTATTGGCTGAACTTCGCCATCACCGGCAAGGCGCGCGCCGCGATCCGGCGCCATCTGCGCCACCGCGAACGCGACGAGATCGTCGCCATGGGGCAGAAACTCTATGACGAAATCGTCGCCCGCCTGCCCGTCGCCATCGGCAAGGACGTGCTGAACGACGCGCTGAAGCGGCTGAAACTGCCCGATCAGTCGGCGCTGATGCAGGCGATCGCCCAGCGTAAGGTAACGGACGAACAGGTGATGGCGGCGCTCCTGCCCGGCTATGACCACGGCCAGGCGGAGGCCGCGGAACCGCTGCCGCCGCAACAGCATGCCATCTCGATCACGGGACTGACGCCGGGCATCGCCTATGACATCGCCGGGTGCTGCCGTCCGGTGCCGGGCGACCGGATCGTCGGCATCCGCCGTCCCGGCGCGGCGATCGAGGTGCACGCGATCGACTGCCCCGCCCTCGACGCGCTGGAGGATGCCGACTGGACCGACCTCGCCTGGGGCGAAGGCGCCGAGGGCGGCATCGCCAGGGTCGCCGTCACGCTGCGCAACGAGCCTGGGTCGCTGGGCGTGATCGCCACCATCATCGGCACCTACCGGGCCAATATCACCGGCCTGCGGCTGGATAATCGCGACACCACCTTCCACACCAACATCATCGATATCGAGGTGCGCGACGCCGCCCATCTGATGAAATTGCTGGCGGCCCTGCGCGCGGCGGAGGCGGTGAGCGCGGCCGAACGCCTGCGCCCCGACGGCGTGGTGGAGGCCTGA
- a CDS encoding phasin family protein, giving the protein MASTAEKTMDKSQAMFADMNDRTKAAMEKSSKMVEEMNDFAKGNVEAMAESGRITAKGLESFGRDAAEYSRKSFETMTAAMKEMASAKSPTDFFKLQSDYVRSAFDSAVAEASKQSEAMLKLAGEASQPLSNRVAVAADKAKTVA; this is encoded by the coding sequence ATGGCTAGCACTGCAGAAAAGACGATGGACAAGTCCCAGGCGATGTTCGCCGACATGAACGACCGCACCAAGGCGGCGATGGAGAAAAGCTCGAAGATGGTCGAGGAAATGAACGACTTCGCCAAGGGCAATGTCGAGGCGATGGCCGAATCCGGCCGCATCACCGCCAAGGGGCTGGAATCGTTCGGCCGCGACGCCGCCGAATATAGCCGCAAGTCGTTCGAGACCATGACGGCCGCGATGAAGGAAATGGCATCGGCCAAGTCGCCGACCGACTTCTTCAAGCTGCAGAGCGACTATGTCCGCTCCGCCTTCGATTCGGCGGTTGCCGAAGCGTCGAAGCAGAGCGAGGCCATGCTGAAGCTGGCCGGCGAAGCGTCGCAGCCGCTGTCGAACCGCGTTGCGGTCGCCGCGGACAAGGCCAAGACCGTGGCCTGA
- the murA gene encoding UDP-N-acetylglucosamine 1-carboxyvinyltransferase has translation MDRILIRGGTPLSGRIAISGAKNAALALMPCALLTDEPLTLRNLPRLADVDSFGHLLNQLGASTQIEGARPADFGRVMTIRAGRLTATEAPYDIVRKMRASILVLGPLLARAGEATVSLPGGCAIGNRPIDLHLKAIEALGGEIELAAGYVKATAPGGRLRGGCYTFPVVSVGATENALMAAVLAEGTSVLENAAREPEIVDLCNLLVAMGASISGIGTERIEIEGRDRLHGATYRVMPDRIEAGSYACAAAITGGSLDLVGAAAGDMRATLNALSDAGVAIEERQDAIRVEASNGMGPLTLSTAPFPGFATDMQAQFMAMLCKADGASVLTETIFENRYMHVPELARMGAHIEVRGRAAFVRGNTDLIGAPVMATDLRASMSLIIAGLAARGETQVNRVYHLDRGYERLEEKLKAVGADIERVGDG, from the coding sequence ATGGATCGCATTCTCATTCGCGGCGGCACGCCGCTTTCCGGCCGCATCGCCATTTCCGGCGCCAAGAACGCGGCGCTCGCGCTGATGCCCTGCGCGCTCTTGACCGACGAGCCGCTGACGCTCAGAAACCTGCCGCGCCTGGCCGATGTCGACAGTTTCGGCCACCTGCTCAACCAGCTCGGCGCCTCGACGCAGATCGAGGGCGCCCGGCCGGCCGATTTCGGCCGGGTGATGACGATCCGCGCGGGCCGCCTGACCGCGACCGAGGCGCCCTATGACATCGTGCGCAAGATGCGGGCGTCGATCCTGGTGCTCGGCCCGCTGCTCGCCCGCGCGGGCGAGGCGACGGTGTCGCTGCCGGGCGGCTGCGCCATCGGCAACCGGCCGATCGATCTGCACCTGAAGGCGATCGAGGCGTTGGGCGGGGAGATCGAGCTGGCCGCGGGCTATGTGAAGGCGACAGCACCCGGCGGGCGCTTGCGCGGCGGGTGCTATACCTTCCCGGTCGTTTCGGTGGGCGCGACCGAGAATGCGCTGATGGCGGCCGTCCTGGCCGAAGGAACGAGCGTGCTGGAAAACGCCGCGCGCGAGCCCGAGATTGTCGACCTCTGCAACCTGCTGGTGGCGATGGGCGCGTCGATTTCCGGCATCGGCACCGAACGGATCGAGATCGAGGGCCGCGACCGGCTGCACGGCGCCACCTACCGCGTGATGCCCGACCGGATCGAGGCGGGAAGCTATGCCTGCGCGGCCGCAATCACGGGTGGGTCGCTGGACCTGGTGGGCGCGGCGGCGGGCGACATGCGCGCCACGCTGAACGCGCTCAGCGATGCCGGCGTGGCGATCGAGGAACGCCAGGATGCGATCCGCGTGGAAGCGTCGAACGGCATGGGGCCGCTGACGCTGTCGACGGCGCCCTTTCCCGGCTTCGCCACCGACATGCAGGCGCAGTTCATGGCGATGCTGTGCAAGGCCGACGGCGCCAGCGTGCTGACCGAGACGATCTTCGAGAACCGCTACATGCACGTGCCGGAACTGGCGCGGATGGGCGCGCATATCGAGGTGCGCGGGCGCGCCGCCTTCGTGCGCGGCAATACCGACCTGATCGGCGCGCCGGTGATGGCGACCGACCTGCGCGCATCGATGAGCCTGATCATCGCCGGCCTGGCCGCCAGGGGCGAGACGCAGGTCAACCGCGTCTATCATCTCGACCGCGGCTATGAACGGCTGGAGGAAAAGCTGAAGGCCGTCGGCGCCGACATTGAACGCGTCGGCGACGGCTGA
- a CDS encoding Crp/Fnr family transcriptional regulator: protein MTLSRSASCFAEILSDLVELTDNEIQALKQLEARERNLRRGAVLQRENEPDHELYILRRGMMMSYVLLEDGSRQILRFLFPGDMIGLPGILYRGSPEALCALSDCVVCPFDRSALSNLIVQHPRLAALILVVNQIERVSLTDRLAMLGRTTAKARVGALLLELRDRLRATDKSIDNSFTLGLTQEEIGDATGLTSVHVNRMLRQLEQEGSIARVNGHVTLLDESVLARSANYVNRFEGIEIDWLPVPR, encoded by the coding sequence ATGACGTTGAGCCGATCGGCGAGCTGTTTTGCGGAAATCCTCAGTGACCTGGTCGAACTCACCGACAATGAGATCCAGGCGCTGAAACAACTGGAAGCGCGCGAGCGCAATCTGCGCCGGGGGGCCGTGCTGCAGCGCGAGAACGAACCCGACCACGAGCTTTATATCCTGCGCCGGGGCATGATGATGAGCTATGTGCTGCTCGAGGACGGCAGCCGGCAGATCCTGCGCTTCCTGTTTCCCGGCGACATGATCGGCCTGCCCGGCATTCTGTACCGCGGATCGCCGGAGGCGCTGTGCGCGCTGTCGGATTGCGTCGTCTGCCCGTTCGACCGGTCGGCATTGTCCAACCTCATCGTACAGCATCCCCGCCTGGCGGCGCTCATCCTGGTCGTGAACCAGATCGAACGGGTATCGCTGACCGATCGGCTCGCCATGCTGGGGCGCACCACCGCCAAGGCGCGTGTCGGCGCGCTGCTGCTGGAGCTTCGCGACCGGCTGCGGGCGACCGACAAGTCGATCGACAACAGCTTCACGCTGGGCCTGACGCAGGAAGAGATCGGCGACGCGACCGGCCTAACATCGGTTCACGTCAACCGGATGCTGCGCCAATTGGAGCAGGAAGGGTCGATCGCGCGGGTGAACGGCCATGTGACGTTGCTGGACGAAAGCGTGCTCGCGCGGTCGGCCAATTACGTCAACCGCTTCGAGGGGATCGAGATCGACTGGCTGCCGGTTCCACGGTGA
- a CDS encoding glycosyltransferase family 2 protein — MTSPQLSVVVPCYNEEHCLEALHARVSAAARTAVGESYELVFVNDGSRDESWSVMQRLSTEDPHLVAINLSRNHGHQLALTAGLDLCAGHEILIIDADLQDPPELLADMRRAMAEQQADVVYAVRRKREGETFFKRLTAAAFYRVLDRVTDTPIPLDTGDFRLMSRRALDAFLALPEQARFVRGMVAWIGFRQVPFAYDRAERHAGNTKYPLGKMIRFALDAVTGFSTAPLRFASHVGLWLTAASLLLIVYIAIGWLTGSAVQGWTSTMLVVVVLGAVQMFVLGMIGEYLGRLYVESKRRPLYLVADVAGPVQGRATLGYAGHETHDPREPEDPPRQ, encoded by the coding sequence ATGACATCGCCGCAGCTCTCCGTCGTCGTTCCGTGCTATAACGAGGAACATTGCCTGGAAGCGCTGCACGCGCGCGTGTCCGCCGCCGCGCGCACGGCCGTGGGCGAAAGCTACGAACTGGTGTTCGTCAACGACGGATCGCGCGACGAAAGCTGGTCGGTGATGCAGCGGTTGTCGACGGAGGACCCGCACCTCGTCGCCATCAACCTGTCGCGCAACCACGGGCACCAACTGGCGCTTACCGCCGGGCTCGACCTGTGTGCGGGGCATGAAATCCTGATCATCGACGCCGATCTGCAGGATCCGCCCGAACTGCTCGCCGACATGCGCCGGGCGATGGCCGAACAGCAGGCCGACGTGGTCTATGCCGTCCGGCGCAAGCGCGAGGGCGAGACCTTTTTCAAGCGGCTGACGGCGGCGGCCTTCTACCGCGTGCTCGACCGCGTGACGGATACCCCCATCCCGCTCGACACCGGCGATTTCCGGCTGATGAGCCGGCGTGCGCTCGATGCCTTCCTGGCGCTTCCGGAACAGGCGCGATTCGTTCGCGGCATGGTCGCCTGGATCGGTTTCCGCCAGGTGCCGTTCGCCTATGACCGGGCCGAACGCCATGCCGGCAACACCAAATATCCGCTGGGCAAGATGATCCGCTTCGCGCTCGACGCGGTCACCGGCTTTTCGACCGCGCCGCTGCGCTTCGCCAGCCATGTCGGGCTGTGGCTGACCGCGGCGTCGCTGCTGCTGATCGTCTATATCGCCATCGGCTGGCTGACGGGTTCGGCGGTGCAGGGCTGGACGTCGACGATGCTGGTCGTCGTCGTGCTCGGCGCGGTGCAGATGTTCGTGCTCGGCATGATCGGCGAATATCTCGGGCGGCTCTACGTCGAATCGAAACGGCGGCCGCTCTACCTCGTCGCCGACGTCGCGGGGCCGGTGCAGGGCCGCGCGACGCTCGGCTATGCCGGGCACGAAACGCACGACCCGCGGGAACCGGAAGACCCGCCGCGGCAATAA
- a CDS encoding MBL fold metallo-hydrolase has protein sequence MRAQVAAIHICKACGTAYRESAAPPERCPICEDERQFVPPGGQSWTTPDAVVRGHANAWRRHEPGLFELRTRPSFAIGQRAFLVRTPAGNVLWDCLTLLDDATREIVAALGGLSAIAISHPHYYSTMQDWAEAFDCPIHLHAADRQWMMRAHPAIRFWDGDRLELLPDLTVLRLGGHFPGGCVLHWGKGADGADALLSGDIVQVTPGRDRVSFLWSYPNMMPLSAGSVRRIAHMLAPWRFERIYGAFAGREVLADGNGVVARSAARYVELLEGEQP, from the coding sequence ATGCGGGCGCAGGTGGCGGCGATCCACATCTGCAAGGCGTGCGGCACCGCCTATCGCGAAAGCGCGGCCCCGCCGGAGCGCTGCCCGATCTGCGAGGACGAGCGCCAGTTCGTGCCGCCGGGCGGCCAGAGCTGGACGACGCCGGACGCGGTTGTGCGGGGCCATGCGAATGCGTGGCGCCGGCACGAGCCGGGCCTGTTCGAACTGCGCACCCGGCCCTCCTTTGCCATCGGGCAGCGGGCGTTCCTGGTGCGCACGCCGGCGGGCAACGTGCTGTGGGACTGCCTGACGCTGCTCGACGATGCGACGCGCGAGATCGTCGCGGCGCTGGGCGGGCTGAGCGCCATCGCGATCTCGCACCCGCATTATTATTCCACGATGCAGGACTGGGCCGAGGCGTTCGACTGTCCGATCCACCTGCACGCCGCCGATCGGCAATGGATGATGCGCGCGCATCCCGCCATTCGCTTCTGGGACGGTGACCGGCTGGAGCTGCTGCCCGACCTGACGGTGCTTCGCCTCGGCGGGCATTTTCCCGGCGGTTGCGTGCTCCACTGGGGCAAGGGCGCGGACGGTGCGGACGCCCTGTTGAGCGGCGACATCGTACAGGTCACGCCCGGCCGGGACCGGGTGTCGTTCCTGTGGAGCTATCCCAACATGATGCCGCTGTCGGCCGGATCGGTGCGGCGTATCGCCCACATGCTCGCGCCGTGGCGGTTCGAGCGGATCTACGGTGCCTTTGCCGGGCGCGAGGTGCTGGCGGATGGCAATGGCGTGGTAGCGCGGTCGGCTGCGCGCTATGTCGAGCTGCTCGAAGGCGAACAGCCCTAG
- a CDS encoding DUF2061 domain-containing protein, translating into MFLFRGVESHPRSITKAFSWRALGSIDTFVLSWLFTGNVSAAGAIASTEIFTKILLFYFHERIWALVPWGHVLTPEMREYNEKQRAASAPEDQPAAETGD; encoded by the coding sequence ATGTTCCTGTTTCGCGGTGTCGAAAGCCATCCCCGCTCGATCACCAAGGCGTTCTCGTGGCGCGCACTGGGCAGCATCGACACGTTCGTGCTGAGCTGGCTGTTCACCGGCAACGTGTCGGCCGCGGGCGCCATCGCCAGCACGGAGATCTTCACCAAGATCCTCCTCTTCTATTTCCACGAACGGATCTGGGCGCTGGTGCCGTGGGGGCACGTACTGACGCCCGAGATGCGGGAATATAATGAAAAGCAGCGCGCGGCGTCGGCCCCGGAGGACCAGCCGGCGGCCGAAACCGGGGACTGA